One segment of Leucoraja erinacea ecotype New England chromosome 7, Leri_hhj_1, whole genome shotgun sequence DNA contains the following:
- the LOC129698986 gene encoding uncharacterized protein LOC129698986 translates to MKSFLLAIAAVQILHCLGVPSSKDALRASVAKLNEITEITNLCAITRRGVTNTYRTGKLSYNVDLTFSVTETVCSKNSGMEFDDPGCRFRPRKIAEKGFCNSRVEYFADKLADVDVECEGLKTIDSDSDSIESSEISFEDTTESTETSVEETSNVDTHSTEESEEDISNMTKSKETSVETMADDHVSVESKSKETSLEESSNTKSQSTEVSQEEPSNEQDEDSRGRHWA, encoded by the exons ATGAAATCCTTCCTCCTCGCCATCGCTGCCGTGCAGATCCTCCACTGCTTGG GAGTGCCAAGCAGCAAGGATGCTCTGAGAGCCTCAGTTGCAAAACTGAATGAAATCACCGAGATCACCAACCTGTGTGCGATCACCAGGAGAGGTGTAACAAAT ACTTATCGCACAGGCAAACTGTCGTACAACGTGGATTTGACATTCTCCGTGACAGAAACCGTTTGCTCCAAGAATTCCGGGATGGAATTTGATGATCCCGGCTGCCGATTCCGCCCCAGAAAGATCGCT GAGAAAGGATTTTGCAATAGTCGCGTGGAATATTTTGCTGACAAGTTGGCTGACGTTGATGTGGAGTGTGAAGGTCTGAAAACCATTGACAGCGACAGTGACTCAATAGAATCAAGTGAAATCAGCTTCGAG GACACAACCGAATCAACAGAAACATCAGTGGAGGAAACATCAAAT GTTGATACCCACTCAACAGAGGAATCGGAAGAGGATATTTCAAAT atgaCAAAGTCAAAGGAGACTTCAGTGGAGACGATGGCAGAT GACCATGTCTCAGTGGAAAGCAAGTCAAAAGAAACATCTCTTGAAGAGTCTTCAAAT ACAAAAAGCCAGTCAACAGAAGTATCACAGGAGGAGCCTTCCAAC GAACAGGATGAAGATTCACGAGGTCGACACTGGGCTTGA